The genomic stretch AAGAACAAAAAGATCTTCGTCAGGAATATCTGGCAAGCCTTCGTTCTTCTTTTAGTAACCAGCTTCACTCCATCAAAGTTGTGGATGAAGAAGGCACAGACGTAACGCCTGAAAAATTAAAAGAAAGCAAGAAAAATCGCGGCTTTCTTCAGTAAAAAATAGCCTAATTTTGCATTTAGCAAAATTAGGCTATTTTTATGGTTGCAATTTTTCAAATATTCGTTATACTGTACTATAACAAGATGTACTAATACAAAAACGGAGAGGGCGGATAAGATGTTTGTTGTAACTGATTCTGCAGCTGAGTTTTACAAAAATGAAATGGAACTTGGTCATGGTGATTGTCTAAGATTGTTTGTACGTTATGCAGGAAGTGGGGACAGCGGTGGTTTTTCCCTTGGAGTCATGTCTGACCGGCCTTCATATGATGATTATAAGCAAGAAATTGGTGGCGTTACTTACTTTGTTCGACCGGATGATCAGTGGTTTGTTGATCGAATGAAACTAGATTATGATGAAAGCAACGGTGGCGTTCTTTGTGACCTGCCGAGTATGGCATAGCAGTCAAGGACCTGTACTATAACATCTATGTTATAGTACAGGTCTTTTTTTAATTTCGACAAAACTAGTGATGTCACGCTCCAAGTATAGACAATCCTTTTAGAGAAGGTACAGTATACTGTTTTTTATATGATTTGTTCTCTGATAAGGGGGAAGTGGTATGAGGCATTATGAAATGTATTTTGTTAAACAACACATCGCCGCTCAATATGCTGGCAAAGAACATCTTTTGTATCAACTTTTCCTTGAAAGAAAGCGCGCGATCCAGGTGGATGAGAAAGACCTTCTGGATAAGCAGGTTGTCTTTATTACTGAGCCTATTGCAGAAGAAGAGCTAAACACCTACCTTGTCAGCGAACTAGGGGCGTTCCGTACGTACGAATACAAAAACGAAGGTCACCGGTTAAGTATACATCAATCAAAAAGCGATGCTTCTTTGTTTGTGAGAAAAGAGAAAGTAAACGTCTATGCGACTGGTGGGACTGAAGCAGAAACAGTCTTCTTTGAGGTGATTCGAAAATTAACTCCTTCTTTTTTCGCCATTGACTTCCAATCAGGTCGATATGGATGGCTTAACCCGATCAAACAGCAAAAACTAGTTTGAACAAACTCCTACTATTTTAGTAGACGTTATTGTATAATCATTACGGGTTGTAGTACACTATTGGAAGAGAAAGAATAAGGAGGAAATCTAGAATGTGGTGGATGTACACGCTTGTGGGCGTGCTAGCGTTGATTGCTGGAGTAGCACTTGGCTTTTTTATTGCCCGCAAATATATGATGGACTATTTGAAGAAGAATCCCCCTATTAATGAAAACATGCTTCGTGTAATGATGATGCAAATGGGGCAGAAACCTTCTCAGAAGAAGATTAATCAGATGATGAAGGCTATGAATAGTCAAATGACGAACAATGATAAATAGCGTAATGGCACTCTGTTAGCAGAGTGCTTTTTATATGGAGTAATTTTGGTTGACGGGTCTAATTGGTGTGATGGTATGATAGATTAGACTATAAAAAATCAGGAAGTGTTTACATGACGATGAAAAAGTTAGTAGTAGCAACTGGACTTTCGTTTGCGCTTTTAGCCGGATGTCAGGCAGGAGATGAAGAGCAAACATCTAACGAGCCGCAGAATCAAGCGGAGAACGGTGGGCAAACGAATAACGATTCCACAAATAATTCTGGAAAATCTGACGAAAATCAAACGAAAGAAAATCAAGAAGGCAATAGCCAGAAAGAAAATCAAGATAGCAATAAAGAGAAGGATCAAAAAGATGACGATAAAGCGGGTGCAGCAGCCTATCCTACGATGGCTGAAACAGTCGAGAAAAATGGTGAGAATCTAACGGTCACGAATCCAGACAGCATTTATGTTGTGGCTAATAAAGAACGTAATCTACCTTCTGACTTTGTTCCGAAAAATCTTGTGGAACCAGACGTCTCTACATATGCCCCTGAAGGTGATCCGAAGCGTTTAATGGTAGAAGAAGCTGCTAGAGCGCTTGAAAAAATGTTTAAAGGTGCAAAAGAAGATGGCTATGAGTTAAAAGCTGTTTCAGGTTATCGCTCCTATGAGCGCCAGGAAGCTATCTTTGCTTATAATGCTGAGCAGCGTGGAGAAGAAGTAGCGAACCAGGTAAGTGCGCAGGCGGGACAGAGTGAACATCAGACGGGATTAACGATGGATATTAGCACACCTTCCCTTGGAAGTTCTCTTACTGAAGAGTTTGGTAATACACCAGAAGGGAAGTGGGTAGCGGAGCATGCGCACGAATATGGCTTCGTTGTTCGTTACTTAAAAGGGAAAGAGGATATTACCGGATATCAATATGAGCCGTGGCACGTTCGCTATGTCGGGAAAGAAGCGGCCGCTGATGTTCATGAAGCTGGCGTTACGCTTGAAGAATTTTTCTCTGAAGAAAAATAGTTATGGAATGTTCATAGTTTGAATAAGATAAATCGTTTACAATAAAGGTTGAAAAGGTAACCACATGCACATGATAAGATCATGCATTAGACAGGGAGTAATTCAATGGCAGATTTGAACTTGTTTTTAGCGTTCGGTGCCGGCTTTTTATCATTTATCTCACCGTGTGTACTACCGCTTTACCCAGCGTTCATATCTTACATCACAGGGGTTTCCGTCGATGATCTGAAAGAAGAACGTGGTATGATGCAAAAGAGAGCCATATTTCATACGATTTTCTTCCTAATTGGGTTTTCGATTATTTTCCTTGTGTTAGGGATGTCAACGTCCCTTGTTGGGAATTTGTTTATTCAGTACAAAGAGCTTCTACGTCAAGTGGGTGCCATTTTAATTGTGGTGTTTGGACTTGTTGTTGTTGGTTTTTGGACTCCGAATTTTTTAATGAAAGACCGTCGCTTAAAAATCCGCAACCGTCCATCTGGTTTTATTGGTTCTATTTTAATCGGAATGGGGTTTGCGGCAGGTTGGACGCCTTGTACAGGCCCGATATTGGCAGCTGTTATTGCTCTCGGTGTTTCTAATCCTGGAGCTGGACTCATGTACATGGTAGCGTATACGCTTGGTTTTTCCGTGCCATTTTTCATTTTGTCCTTTTTTATCGGCAAAATGCAATGGATTAAGAGAAATAGCCGATTGATTATGAAGACTGGCGGGTATTTAATGATTGTCATGGGCGTTTTGCTTTACTTTAACTTCATGACAATGTTTACATCATTCCTTGTAAATAACCTGTTTGGTGGCTTTCAAGGATTCTAATTAAGAAAGGATGCGTTGGTTTGAAAGGAACAAATGACCTTATACTTAAAACGACGACAACCATTATCGTCTTTATTATTCTAGGATTTTCGATTTACTTATTTTTCGCAGGTCATAATGCACCGGGCGGGGGCTTTATTGGAGGTCTTATGACTGCCGGAGCATTGGTTCTACTGTATGTCTCATATGGTTTTAAAACGATGAAGAGAGTGATACGGATTGACTTTAAGAACTTTATTCCGATCGGTTTATTGATCGCCGTTCTTACGGGAGTAGGTTCGTTCATTTTTGGTCAACCCTTCCTAAGTCAAACGGATGCTTATTTTGAGTTACCGATTCTCGGACATTCTCACCTTGCGACCGCAATGCTATTTGATCTTGGCGTTTATTTCACTGTTGTTGGGGTAACAATGACGATTATTTTAAGTATTGCAGCCGATGAAGGAGAAGAGGAGCTTTCCAAATTAAATGGGTAGGGAAGAAAGAACGGTGGAATGCCGTTCTTTTTTTCGTGAGCTTGTATTTTTAGTCTCTTCCACATACAATGGAAATGATGGGTAGTACGGTATAGGTGAGGGATGAGTATATGCTGATTTTAAGTACAGTTGTAGGAGCGATGATGGCTCTTGCGATGGTAGTGATCAGGTTGAAAGCTTCAAAAAAACCTGCAACGATAAGGAAAATTATACTTCCGCCATTTTTTATGGCGACCGGTTTTTTTATGTTTGTCGTTCCAGATGCGAGGGTTCCATGGTACGAAGCAATTGAAGCGCTATCAGTAGGCGCAGCTTTTTCACTATTGTTAATTCGCACGTCGAAGTTTGAAATTAAAGATAATCAGATCTATTTAACTCGTTCAAAGGCATTTGCGTTTATTCTGATTGGATTACTATTAGTTCGGATTATTTTCAAACTAATCATTGGAGAGTCTATACCAGTTCTTCAGACGAGCTCGCTTTTCTTTGTGTTGGCATTTGGAATGATTGTACCGTGGCGAATTTCGATGTATTATCAATTTAAGAAAACAGAGCGAAGTAGAACGCATGGAACAACACTTCATCAAACATTATTATAAAAAAACTCGTTTAGCTTAAGCTAAACGAGTTTTTTTATTGAAGCAAATGATGATAAGGTGTCATATCAATTCGCTTTTCATTCAGTTTTTTTACGAGCCACTTGTGATCTCGTTTCGGAGTCGCGATAATGTACCCCCGAATGATTAAATCTTGAGACATGTTTTTTGCTTTTTCTCTTAGCGCGAGCTCACCTATTGTTCCTGCAATTTTATACTTCGCAATATCTCGAAACAATTCAGGTACGGGCGAGACCAATTCATCTAAAAGCTTCTTTTGATCGCTGCTCCACATATGCTTCGTTTGTTCAATATAGTGTTCTTGCCAGTCGAGAATAGACTTGCCATCTTCTTTAGGAAGGCGTTTTAAAAACTTCCGGAACATAAAGAATCCACCGATTGCGATCAATGAAATTAAGATTACTGTCCATCCGACGATAAACCACTGGAACCATCCTGCCAACGCACTCACCTCATGGCATCATAATGTAATTGGTTGAATACGGTCACATTATACGCCGAAAGCGCTTTTTAATCAAGAGGTAGCGGGTTAGTTTGACGGGCCGAGAAATTGGAGTTTCATCATCCTGAAACTAGATAGGAAATTCACTAGCAATCTGGATGAGGATGGATTGGTGAATTCAAGTAGATCAACGCTCTTAAATGTGTAATTAAGATATTCTTGCATTTCAATTTTGACTTTCAAGCATACATAAAAATATTGTCTTGGCTAAGAAGAGGGGAGGGGAGTGACAGCAACACAGGTATCATCAAAAATAGTAGCAAGTTTTATTGTAAGAGTAGCGGGATCAATCGGTAGCCTTATTGTGTTATAAAAAATGTTGTGCAGTCGATGTAGTTTTGATGGTGGAAGAAATGCTTGATAAGATTCCTATCATGTAAAAATACATCCGGTTTATCAAGACAAGTATACAATTTTTACGATATGTAAACTGATTAAAAATAAAAATGTAAGAGAGAGAATAGTGAGGAGAAGTTGTGAACGTTATAAGTTGGATAGATCGTAAGTAATCTTGTCATAAATAATGTGTTTCAGCCAGAAATGACTGACAGAATAAATGAAGGAGGAGTGGTTATTTTGGCAGACAATTTGTGGGGCGACGATCATCTTGCGAATGATTGAATAATTGGCGGGACTGTGTGGGAATCGAACCCACCGAAGACGGCACGCGCCTCCCAGGCGGTTTTGAAGACCGTGGCACTCACCAGACGTACAACCAGCCCCATAGTATAATGTACTTTTAATATAATAACTGAATGAATAGAATTATTCAACGCAAGTGCTCAAATTGATTATTTCAGAAAATAAATAGTAAACTTTGAAGTAAAGTTTTACTTTAAGGAAATTGTGTAGTCTCTGATAGTTGAAAGTTGTCGAATAAAGTCTGGTAGCGATATAAGTCGTTCGGTTTTTTGTAAAAATCGACAAAAATCGTTTTGTTTTATGGAATTCGAGTTTTCGACAAATTAACCACTGAGACAGTTTTCTATAACGAACTGATACAGTTTATGAAGTGATACAGGTCATAAATAAAGCTATAACAGTTTTGGCTGTGGATAGCTGTGAATAACTTTATCTCCATGCAGGGTTGAATAAATATACAGGGGTGCATAAAAAGGAATTTCACTATTTTCTTAAACATAATGGTTTAAATTTGCATCCTGTACCTACATTTATTACTGTTAATAGAAGATGACAGGTGATAGGCAGGTGTAAGCATGAACTATTATACGATTGGGCTAGCGGGGCACATTGACCATGGAAAAACGACATTAACAGGCGCATTAACAGGCGTTGACACAGATCGGTTGAAAGAAGAGAAGGAAAGAAACATTTCGATTGAACCAGGATTCGCTCCGTTTCAACTATCTGATGATATGAAAGTGTCTATCATCGATGTTCCAGGTCATGAACGATTTATCCGCCAAATGATTGCTGGGGTTGCTGGAATTGATCTAGTTGTTCCAGTTGTCGCGGCTGATGAAGGAGTGATGCCCCAAACGCGAGAACATCTTGAGATTTTATCGCTTCTAGGTATACAGCGGTCAATTATTGCAATCACAAAAGCGGATATGGTGGAGGAAGACCTGCTCGCTCTCGTGCAGGAAGATATTCTTGAATACATAAAAGGAACCGGGTTTGAGGGATCAAAGATTCATATCGTTGATGGCAAAAGTGGAAGAGGCGTTTCTGAGCTTAAGGATAGCCTTCACTCTTTTCTGATCAACACACCTTCAAGAAATAAAGCTGGAGCACTGAGATTACCAATTGATCAAGTATTTACTCTACAAGGCCACGGCACGATTGCACGAGGAACGATTTTTGATGGAGAGCTAAAAGAAGGAGAACTTGTTACACTACTTCCTGATCGCTTAGAAGCGCGAGTAAGACAAATACAAACGCACAGTACAAAAGTGGAGCAAGCTTTTGCGGGCGAACGAGTTGCGGTAAACCTGACAGGGCCAGATCGACAACAGATGGTTCGGGGACAAGTTATTGTTAATTCCAATTACTATCCTGTTACGTCGACCATTGATCTTTCATTTACAAAAGCTCTTACGATGTCTCATGACTTGAAACAGCGAGCTGAAGTAACGGTACACATTGGAACGGCTGAGGTAAGAGGAACGATCGTCTTTTTCGATCGCAATACGCTTGAGGCTGGGAATCGAGAAGAACTCTTCTGCCAGATTCGACTGCATGAACCTATTACCGCTAAAAAAGGAGATCGCGTTATCGTAAGACGTCCTTCACCGGTTGAAACAATTGGTGGCGGCAGTATTCTTAATGTGGCAGGAGAGAAATATAAATTTGGCGCTGAAACAATCGCGAAATTTGAACAAATGATGAAAGGGACACCAGCTGAACAGCTTGAGCAAATTCTTGAATCGGAGCAACTGTTATCAAAAGAACAAGTTATGCAGCAAATTGGGTTAAATGAGGAAGCGTTCCGCCAGCTTGAGGATGACGATCACCTTGTCTTTATTGACGGTGGTGTGACTTCACAAAATGTTTTTACACGAGTGGTAGAAGCGATTCATAAAAATTTGCAAGCGGCACATGAACGATATCCTATGCGAAAAGGTCCGCAGAAAGCGGAAGTGGTGCAGGAGTTAAAGAAAACTTATCCTAAAAAAGTAATAGATGCCGTCTTGAGCAATCAGCTTCAGGTAGAATTGCAGCAAAAAGGGCCATATCTTTCCATGCGCACTTTTCAGCCATCGCTGCCGGCTGCATGGAAAACGCGTATGACAAAGGTACTAAAGCATTTAGAGGAGCAAGGAGTTAACGTCTCGCCAGTAGATCGCTTAATCGATGAGGAGCAAATTCCAGATCCATATAAGACGGAGTTTAAGAACTATATGTTGGAAGAAGAGATTGCGGTTAAATTAACAGATGAGCTTTATGTACACGATGAAAATTGGAAGCAAACCATTGCATCTTTAAAAGCGAAAACAGGACAAGCCTTTACGTTACAGGAGGCGAAAGATGTGCTTAATGTAAGTCGAAAGTATCTAGTGCCGATCCTAGAGAAGCTTGATAACGAAGGATATACCATAAGAAAAGACCAGGAGAGATATTGGAGAGTAGAGAAATAGATTGAAACTGAGGAGTGGAGAAACATGAAAAAAGCAATTCTTTTGATAATGGTGCTTATGCTCGGTATTCTTGCGGCATGTAGCTCGAATGAGAACGAAAATGCTTCAAAAGATAATAGTGAAAAAGAAGAAGGGGCCTTTACGATTGGTGTAATCCCAGTTCAAACAGAAGGTGAAATTGAAGAAGCGATGACGAAGCTTCAAGGTGAGCTTTCAGAAAAACTTGATCGTGATGTTGAAATTACAACGTTTCCTGACTATAACGGTGTTGTGGAAGCGATGAATTATGATCAAATTGATATGGCTTATTTTGGTCCGCTTACGTATGTGATTGCGCACGAGAAAAGTGGTGCCAAAGCTATTGTGACTCAGTTGATCGACGGTGAGCCTTTCTACCATTCTTACATCATTACGAATACAGAAAATGAGTGGGAGACGCTTGAAGATTACCTTGAAAATAGTGAGGAAAGAAGCTTTGCATTTGGCGATCCTAACTCAACATCAGGTTCATTAATTCCTTCAATAGAGCTCCAAGATCGCGATGTTTTTGAAGATCAAGATACAAATGATTTTGCTTCTGTTGCCTATACTGGCTCGCACGATGCAACAGCTTTATCTGTTCAAAATAAACAGGTTGACGCAGGCGCAATTGATAGTGCGATTTATAATCAGTTGCTCGAATCAGGGAAAATTGATGGAGACAAGCTTAAAGTGATCTGGGAATCTGAAAAGCTTTTCCAATATCCATGGGCTGTTTCTAAAGGAACAGATGAAGAGACGATTGATCAGCTACAGAATGCATTTCTAGCTATTGAAGATGAAACGATTTTAAATGCATTTGGGGCATCAGGATTTACGAAAGCAAGTAATGAAGATTATGAGAGCATAAGAAGCGCTGCTGATAAGCAAGGGTTGTTAACGAAGTAGAATGGCCTGGTTTAAATGGAGGCACCTAATTCTACTTTTTATGGTAATTGGATTAATGGTGTGGAGCATAGGTGTTACGGAGTTTGATGTAAGGAAGTTTAGTCAATTTAACAATATGATCGATTTCCTGTCGAATTGGTTTCCGTTGAATATATCGGTGCTTCCAACCATGTTAAAAGCAAGTCTTGTTACACTAGGAATGGCGTTTCTTGGTAGCTTTGTGGGTTTACTCGTTGCGTTACCCATTAGCTTACTGGCTGCTAAAAATACGGCAGGCCCATTTTATGGGTCTGCGCGTGTTGGTTTAAGTTTTGTTCGGTCGATTCCAGAAATCGTATTAGGGTTAATGTTTCTTACGATTGTTGGACCTGGACCATTTGCGGCAACGATTGCAATCATCGTTCATAATGCGAGTGTTCTCTCTAAATTAATTGCAGAATTAATTGAAGCGGCTGACAAAGGCCCTCAGGAGGCCATGAAGGCAGTTGGGGCAAGACCGCTAACAGGTGCGTTATTTTCAGTCTTTCCTCAAATTTGGCCGAACGTCCTGTCGCATTATTTTTATCGATTTGAAGTGGCGATTCGAACTTCGTTAATGCTCGGTTTAGTTGGCGGGGGAGGAATTGGGCAGCAGCTGTTTGTTCATTTTAAAACATTCCAATACTCGACCGTTGCGGTTGATGTGATGCTGATTATGATCATTGTCATTGTCGTTGATTTTCTTGGAAGTAGGGTGAGGCAATATGTCATGTAACGAAGCGTTGTTAACGGTAGAGAATGCGTCCGTGCGCTATCAAAATGCTGAATCTTCTGCGTTAGATCATGTTTCACTCACTTTTCAAAGGGGCGAATTTGTTTGTATATTAGGAAAAACGGGCGCAGGGAAGTCAACGTTCATTCGGACGTTAAATGGCCTGCAATCTTTAACGGAAGGCGACATTATTTATAATGGTCGTTCTTTCCAAACGCTCGATCGAGAAGGGTTAAGAGGACAAAGGCGAAGGATGGGCATGATTTTTCAGCATCATCAGTTGATTCCTCGTTTAACGGTTAAGCAAAACGTCTACACGGGTTTATTCGGTTCTCGATCAAGCATTCGCAACCTAGCTGGCTTATTTAATGAAAGTGAAAAAAAACTTGCGAGAGACGTTATCGAACAAGTTGAACTACTGCCTCATTTAAACAAGCGGGTCGATTTATTGAGTGGAGGGCAAAGGCAGCGTGTTGGTATTGCCCGGGCACTTGCTCAATCGCCTGATATTTTTCTTGGAGATGAGCCTGTCGCAAGTCTTGATCCAGGTACAGCAAATCGCATTTTTCAACTCATTCACCGTTTGCATGAGGAGCGGAACTTATTAACGATTATTAACGTTCATGATGTCAAACTAGCGAAAAGATATGCGTCTAGAATTGTGGCATTAAAAGAAGGTCGCGTTGTATTTGATGACCGACCAGAAGCGCTTACTGAGGAGTTAGAAGATATGCTGTATGAACTATAAAAAAGGAAGTTGGGGATTCCCCAACTTCCTTTTTTTTATTTGCTTGCGGTGATCGCAAATGAACCTTTGTTATTAACGTGACCGACAATGTAAGCTGATTTACCTTTAGCATTCATCCGTGATACATATTCATTCGCTTCATGCTCAGGCAAGCTAATTAATAGGCCGCCAGAAGTTACCGCATCACATAAAATGAATTGCTCAAGTTCTGTTAGGTTTTCGTATCTGACAGATTCAGCAATCCAGCGGTGATTTGCTTTTGATCCACCAGGGATATAACCTTGCTCCGCCAGCTCAACAGTGCCAGGTAAGATAGGCACGTTGTTATAGTCGATCTGAATGCTAACGTTGCTTCCGGTTGCCATTTCAAAAGCATGTCCGAGTAAACCGAAGCCGGTGACGTCTGTTACAGCATTAGGTGATAGACCTGATAGTTCTTCAGCTGCGGTTTTATTTAACTCAGCCATCGTTTCTGATACGCGCTGAAGCTGTTCAGCAGTTAACTTTTCAGGTTTAATGGCAGTTGTTTGTATGCCAACGCCAATAGGTTTTGTTAACACTATCGCGTCTCCCGGTTTAGCGCCAACGTTCATAAGGATTTCATCTGGATGAACGAGACCTGTCACAGATAAACCAAACTTTGGCTCCTGATCATCAATAGAGTGCCCTCCGGCAGTAACAGCCCCTGCTTCATCAACTTTATCAGCAGCGCCTTTCAAAATTTCTGCAAGGATGGAAGGGTTCAAAGATTTGATCGGAAAACCGACAATGTTAAGAACGGTTTTCGGAACTCCACCCATTGCATAGACATCGCTTAATGAATTGGCCGCTGCA from Bacillus sp. Cs-700 encodes the following:
- a CDS encoding DUF896 domain-containing protein; translation: MLSQDKIQRINELSRKSKESSLTDAEKKEQKDLRQEYLASLRSSFSNQLHSIKVVDEEGTDVTPEKLKESKKNRGFLQ
- a CDS encoding iron-sulfur cluster biosynthesis family protein; translation: MFVVTDSAAEFYKNEMELGHGDCLRLFVRYAGSGDSGGFSLGVMSDRPSYDDYKQEIGGVTYFVRPDDQWFVDRMKLDYDESNGGVLCDLPSMA
- the sirA gene encoding sporulation inhibitor of replication protein SirA, with the protein product MRHYEMYFVKQHIAAQYAGKEHLLYQLFLERKRAIQVDEKDLLDKQVVFITEPIAEEELNTYLVSELGAFRTYEYKNEGHRLSIHQSKSDASLFVRKEKVNVYATGGTEAETVFFEVIRKLTPSFFAIDFQSGRYGWLNPIKQQKLV
- a CDS encoding YneF family protein, which codes for MWWMYTLVGVLALIAGVALGFFIARKYMMDYLKKNPPINENMLRVMMMQMGQKPSQKKINQMMKAMNSQMTNNDK
- a CDS encoding M15 family metallopeptidase, which translates into the protein MTMKKLVVATGLSFALLAGCQAGDEEQTSNEPQNQAENGGQTNNDSTNNSGKSDENQTKENQEGNSQKENQDSNKEKDQKDDDKAGAAAYPTMAETVEKNGENLTVTNPDSIYVVANKERNLPSDFVPKNLVEPDVSTYAPEGDPKRLMVEEAARALEKMFKGAKEDGYELKAVSGYRSYERQEAIFAYNAEQRGEEVANQVSAQAGQSEHQTGLTMDISTPSLGSSLTEEFGNTPEGKWVAEHAHEYGFVVRYLKGKEDITGYQYEPWHVRYVGKEAAADVHEAGVTLEEFFSEEK
- a CDS encoding cytochrome c biogenesis protein CcdA, coding for MADLNLFLAFGAGFLSFISPCVLPLYPAFISYITGVSVDDLKEERGMMQKRAIFHTIFFLIGFSIIFLVLGMSTSLVGNLFIQYKELLRQVGAILIVVFGLVVVGFWTPNFLMKDRRLKIRNRPSGFIGSILIGMGFAAGWTPCTGPILAAVIALGVSNPGAGLMYMVAYTLGFSVPFFILSFFIGKMQWIKRNSRLIMKTGGYLMIVMGVLLYFNFMTMFTSFLVNNLFGGFQGF
- a CDS encoding Na(+)/H(+) antiporter subunit B; this encodes MKGTNDLILKTTTTIIVFIILGFSIYLFFAGHNAPGGGFIGGLMTAGALVLLYVSYGFKTMKRVIRIDFKNFIPIGLLIAVLTGVGSFIFGQPFLSQTDAYFELPILGHSHLATAMLFDLGVYFTVVGVTMTIILSIAADEGEEELSKLNG
- a CDS encoding cytochrome c biogenesis protein CcdC, producing MLILSTVVGAMMALAMVVIRLKASKKPATIRKIILPPFFMATGFFMFVVPDARVPWYEAIEALSVGAAFSLLLIRTSKFEIKDNQIYLTRSKAFAFILIGLLLVRIIFKLIIGESIPVLQTSSLFFVLAFGMIVPWRISMYYQFKKTERSRTHGTTLHQTLL
- a CDS encoding DUF2621 domain-containing protein, giving the protein MAGWFQWFIVGWTVILISLIAIGGFFMFRKFLKRLPKEDGKSILDWQEHYIEQTKHMWSSDQKKLLDELVSPVPELFRDIAKYKIAGTIGELALREKAKNMSQDLIIRGYIIATPKRDHKWLVKKLNEKRIDMTPYHHLLQ
- the selB gene encoding selenocysteine-specific translation elongation factor encodes the protein MNYYTIGLAGHIDHGKTTLTGALTGVDTDRLKEEKERNISIEPGFAPFQLSDDMKVSIIDVPGHERFIRQMIAGVAGIDLVVPVVAADEGVMPQTREHLEILSLLGIQRSIIAITKADMVEEDLLALVQEDILEYIKGTGFEGSKIHIVDGKSGRGVSELKDSLHSFLINTPSRNKAGALRLPIDQVFTLQGHGTIARGTIFDGELKEGELVTLLPDRLEARVRQIQTHSTKVEQAFAGERVAVNLTGPDRQQMVRGQVIVNSNYYPVTSTIDLSFTKALTMSHDLKQRAEVTVHIGTAEVRGTIVFFDRNTLEAGNREELFCQIRLHEPITAKKGDRVIVRRPSPVETIGGGSILNVAGEKYKFGAETIAKFEQMMKGTPAEQLEQILESEQLLSKEQVMQQIGLNEEAFRQLEDDDHLVFIDGGVTSQNVFTRVVEAIHKNLQAAHERYPMRKGPQKAEVVQELKKTYPKKVIDAVLSNQLQVELQQKGPYLSMRTFQPSLPAAWKTRMTKVLKHLEEQGVNVSPVDRLIDEEQIPDPYKTEFKNYMLEEEIAVKLTDELYVHDENWKQTIASLKAKTGQAFTLQEAKDVLNVSRKYLVPILEKLDNEGYTIRKDQERYWRVEK
- the phnD gene encoding phosphate/phosphite/phosphonate ABC transporter substrate-binding protein gives rise to the protein MKKAILLIMVLMLGILAACSSNENENASKDNSEKEEGAFTIGVIPVQTEGEIEEAMTKLQGELSEKLDRDVEITTFPDYNGVVEAMNYDQIDMAYFGPLTYVIAHEKSGAKAIVTQLIDGEPFYHSYIITNTENEWETLEDYLENSEERSFAFGDPNSTSGSLIPSIELQDRDVFEDQDTNDFASVAYTGSHDATALSVQNKQVDAGAIDSAIYNQLLESGKIDGDKLKVIWESEKLFQYPWAVSKGTDEETIDQLQNAFLAIEDETILNAFGASGFTKASNEDYESIRSAADKQGLLTK
- the phnE gene encoding phosphonate ABC transporter, permease protein PhnE; its protein translation is MVWSIGVTEFDVRKFSQFNNMIDFLSNWFPLNISVLPTMLKASLVTLGMAFLGSFVGLLVALPISLLAAKNTAGPFYGSARVGLSFVRSIPEIVLGLMFLTIVGPGPFAATIAIIVHNASVLSKLIAELIEAADKGPQEAMKAVGARPLTGALFSVFPQIWPNVLSHYFYRFEVAIRTSLMLGLVGGGGIGQQLFVHFKTFQYSTVAVDVMLIMIIVIVVDFLGSRVRQYVM
- the phnC gene encoding phosphonate ABC transporter ATP-binding protein, which codes for MSCNEALLTVENASVRYQNAESSALDHVSLTFQRGEFVCILGKTGAGKSTFIRTLNGLQSLTEGDIIYNGRSFQTLDREGLRGQRRRMGMIFQHHQLIPRLTVKQNVYTGLFGSRSSIRNLAGLFNESEKKLARDVIEQVELLPHLNKRVDLLSGGQRQRVGIARALAQSPDIFLGDEPVASLDPGTANRIFQLIHRLHEERNLLTIINVHDVKLAKRYASRIVALKEGRVVFDDRPEALTEELEDMLYEL
- the selD gene encoding selenide, water dikinase SelD, translated to MSNPENIRLTSLSTKGGUGCKIGPEDLTQVLRQLPNKKKDPNLLVGVETSDDAGVYRLTDELAMIQTVDFFTPIVDDPYMFGQIAAANSLSDVYAMGGVPKTVLNIVGFPIKSLNPSILAEILKGAADKVDEAGAVTAGGHSIDDQEPKFGLSVTGLVHPDEILMNVGAKPGDAIVLTKPIGVGIQTTAIKPEKLTAEQLQRVSETMAELNKTAAEELSGLSPNAVTDVTGFGLLGHAFEMATGSNVSIQIDYNNVPILPGTVELAEQGYIPGGSKANHRWIAESVRYENLTELEQFILCDAVTSGGLLISLPEHEANEYVSRMNAKGKSAYIVGHVNNKGSFAITASK